The DNA region TTTATGATTAACATCTTGGATATTCTTGATTGTTGAACGCTTCTCAACTAGTAGTGATTGCCCAGCCAAAAAATATGGTTTTGAAAAATCAACTACTTTTGCCCGTTCCGGATTTATCGACATAGTTGCAATAATGGCATCAATATTCCCATTTTTCAATAACGGAATGCGCGTACCAGACGTCACCTGAGTAAATTCAGCCTTAGCTTTGGGGTCAACTTTTTTGGTAATTGCTTTTGCCATATCGACATCAAAGCCTTCGATTTTGCCTGAACGAATATCCATCAACCCCATTAATCGAGTATCCGCTTTGGTTCCCCAACGCATCACATGCGTGCGCTCAATTTGATTGATGACAGCGTTATCCTTCTTTGCAGCGTGAACCGCTGGTTGATTTATATTAAATAACATTAGCCCCAACAAAATGGTCAGCATCACTTGTATTTTATTTTTCATAATCTTTCCCCTTCAATCATCAATCACCAGTTGGTTAACTTAACGCGACTGTTTGTTAAAATGTGTTTTTTACCACACATAACAGTTTTCATTAAGTTAAACCAGTCATCATTAATGCATGATTTGTGACAAGAATTTCTGGGCGCGTGGCTCTTTTGGATGCGCAAAGAACTCAGTGGTTGGTGCATCTTCTAGAATTTGACCATCCGCCATAAAGATAACGCGATCCGCTACCTGCTTTGCAAAGCCCATTTCGTGTGTCACGACCAAAGTCGTCATATCTGAATCAGCTGCGATTTCTTTCATAATGTTCAATACATCGTTGACCATTTCTGGATCAAGGGCTGACGTTGGCTCATCAAAGAGAAGTGCTTTTGGTTTCATGGCTAGTGAACGTGCAATCGCAATTCGTTGTTGTTGTCCACCAGATAATGAGGATGGCATTTTGTCAGCTTTCTCTGCCAAGCCTACTCGCTCCAACAACGCCATTGCAACCCGCTTATTTTCAGCTTCATCGATTTTCAAAACCTTACGCGGTGCTAACATAATATTTTCAAGCACGGTTTTATTGGCATATAAATTAAAATGCTGAAAAACCATACCAACGTTTTTGCGAATCCGGTTCATGTCAGTTTTCGAATCAGCTAAATCAAACCCATTCACAATCAAATGACCCTCTTGAATCGGTTCTAACCCATTCACCGTCCGGATTAACGTTGACTTTCCAGAACCTGAAGGACCAATTAAAACCACCGTCTCACCAGCTTCAACTTTTAAATTAATATTTTTCAACGCGTGAAAATCACCGTAGTATTTCTCGACGTCCTTAAACTCTATCATTGACATATGCTTGCCTCCCCTTATCTTTTCTGTGCCTAATATGGCTCGCGTTATCTTATTTTTCCATGTTTTCTAGTCAACTGTCAAATATCAATCAGTTTGATTAACGGCAGTTTGTACAATTTGATCAATCGTATGTTTGGTTTCGGCCCAGTCATCATTAACCACCACATGTGCGACTCCAGCTAAAGCAGCTGGCAGCTCACGATCACGTTGGTATTCATCACTCTCCAGACGTTTAGCAACATTTCCTTCATAATCACCACGTGTCACTAATCGCAACTTTAAGATATTAATGTCTGAAACAGTCATAAAAATAATGACTGCCCGTGCGCCCAAAGTTTGTGCATAAGTGATGGCACCAGCAGTGTCTAATACGATTGTAATATAACTATTTTTCTCCCAAGCGCGTGACAACCCTTCATGTGATGAGCCATATTTTTTGTGATCATATTCAACACGTTCTAAATAATGCATGGTTTCAAAACTAGTATCAGACTCAAAATAATAGTCAATTCCATTTTGTTCCCCAGTTCGGGGTAACCGAGTTGTGTGTGTCACAACTTTAGGCATTTGATAAAAGTCCGCTAGATAATTTGCCACCGTTGTTTTACCTGTACCAGTATTCCCTGTAATAACAAAAATTTTTTCACTCATAATTAGCGTCCATCACCGATTGGGACCGTAATCGTCCGGGTCACCATGACCGTTAACGTCACCACGATACCCACCTTAACCAAGGTTGGCACAATGAAGATGACCATACCATTCATCAACCCATTGTTAATGGTAATTCCTGTTGTTGCAATCAACCAGAACGTACCGAACAAAAGCTGACCGATAGCTGCGACAACATTACTCAACAACAGCATCGACCATTGACGCTTAATTTTTAGACCACCCCCAATAATCAATGGGAATAGTAGCATTCCAAAAAGATAACCACCGGTGGGACCAAAAAGTATGCTAAGCCCACCGTGCCAATTTGAAAAGACCGGCAAGCCAATTGCACCTAACAATAAATACAAGACTGTTGACCACCAGCCAACCCGAAAATTGGTCAGTGAAACCACCAAAGGAATTATCAGTGTCTGTAATGTGATTGGTACCAAGGGCAATGGAATTGAGACCGGTGCTAAAACAGCAATCATCGCAGTCATCATACCGGTTAAAGTTATTGTGCGTACGTTCATGTTTCTAATCCTTCTGCTTTCAATATTTTCGTCACTTCACCCGAGTAAAAAATTTGCTCTTGACGATCGTTTTTAACGATGATACCTCCTTGATTATCAAAACCAAGTACATATCCTGCAATTATTTGTTGATTAACTAACAACACGATTTGTCGGTGAATTAAGTTTGACAATTGATGATATTGTGGCAAATAATCAGCAGGCGCTTGTAATTGAGCGACCCAACGACTTATCACTTGGTGAGTAAAGGCCTCTCTTTGCATTATGAATTCATCTGGTCGATTAAGCGAGCGAACTCGTTGTTGCAACTCGTCAGGATAATCCGTTGCAACGATGTTAAGACCAATTCCAACAACCAGATGATTTTTTTCAACTTCTGCTAAAATACCACCAACTTTATGTTCACCCAAATACAAATCATTAACCCACTTGATTTGTAACTGAATTTGCCAGACTTTTTCAATCGTTTGAACGGCTATTACAGCTAAATTGGTTGTGATTCGACCAGGATTTACATCTTTTATCATTGTTATTGGTAGAACTAATGTCAAATAAATCCCTTTATCACGCGGTGAATAAAAAGCGCGTTGTTGTCGGCCATACCCAGCTGTCTGAGTATCGGTAAGAATCGCCAGCGGTCGTTGTAATTGTTTTGTTTGCACCATTTTTTTGGCATAAGCATTCGTTGAGCTAACCGTTTCAAAGTGCAGCAAATCAATTTGGTCAGTCGCTAGTAATTGCATTAAATTTTGCATCGCTATCTACGTCCTCGCTTTACGACAATACCTCTATTGTACCAAAAAATTATCATCTCCATACGACAAAAAAGAGGCCTCAGCCCCTTTTCGTTTAAATTAACTATCATTACGGATTGTTTCTGCGCGTTGCGTCATTCGTTGAATTTTAAAAGCTTGCAGCCTTGAAATACCGTAAAAACTGGCAGCCCAAATAAATAGCGCGACAATCACCCAAGCAGCAACGACGGGTAACCAAACACTTTTTTGCATGGTAATTGATAAGTTACCAACGCCAGCATGTTTAATTTTCGTTCCTTCCTGTGACTCGTCTACAATATTTGTATTTTCGCTCTGTTTTTCTTCCGGTCCTAATGGCGTTGTCACGTTAATTTGCGGACTTACCTGATTTTTATTAATCACTTGTCCATTAACTTGACTTTGACCATCATCAGCCGCAATCTCCAATACATCAGAACGACTTGTCGTCTCATCGTTTTCAGAAACTGTTTGGTCGCCTTGATGATGTTCAAAAATATAATCCGATAGTCGATCATCACTGGTCTGCGACTGTGTATCATCTGATTTCACAGGCGCTTTAGCCTCAGAGGTCGTCTGCACAACTTGATGATTCAAAACATCTGACTCATCAACAACTGGTGTTCCAATTTTAACGTCTGAGGTTTCTGGACTTTCCGTTTCGGCTGAACTTGCCGAGTTCTCTAAATCAACCACATTTTTCGAATCATTGACCTGTCCTGCCGTTTCTGGGTTGGAAACAGCGTCTGATTCAACGGTGCTATCTTCTATTTCACTTGCGCTTGTTTGGGTTGAGATTACTGTCTTATCATTTTCAGGATGAATTTGTGGGTTATCGTCGTTTTCAGCTTGATACATCGTCTGATTTGCTGTTGAAAAAGATGTTTGCTGATTCATTTCATCGGCTGACGCCAAACCACTCAACAAACCAAAGCTTACAACAGTTGCTAATGAAAACAGCCATTTTTGCATTGTTATGCCCTTCCTCGCTTAATTATCTGTTTACATTCTAACTGCTTTTTCAAGCTTTCTCTAGTAAAAGGGTCTGACTTCACACAATGAACATATTTTAATTACAAAAAAGTCTTACTTTATTTCCATACAAATAAAAAGCATTTCTGCAATATTGCAGAAATGCGAATTTTTATCAATTTCTAGTCTTCGTTTGCCAAACGATAAATAGCCTCGGCGAAAATCGCCATAGCGCGTGTTAAGTCAGCAACTGGATAGAATTCATCTGGTTGATGCATTGTATCTGGCACACCTTCAAACATTGCGCCAAATGCCACACCACGCTTCAATAAACGACCAAATGTCCCACCACCAATGACTTGTTCAGTCGCTGGCATACCTGTATGTGCACGATACACATCAAGCAACGTCTTAACCAATGGATCGTCACCTGATACATAGTGTGGACCTTGACCATGACCCTCTGCCGCAACGGTTGCCTCAAAATCAGCCCCTAAAGCAGCTTTAACCGCAGCACCAATTGTTTCTGGGTTTGTATTTTGTGGGTAACGGAAATTCAAATTAATGAATCCATCTTGCCCATCATCAAAATGTTGAATACCAATATTCATTGATAAATCGCCCATCAAGTCATCATGCTTAATCGCACCAATTTTTAATGCTACTGAATCATCATGCACTGCTGTTCCTAAGAATGTTAAGAACCCTTTTGCGTTGCCACCAAAGTCAAATTGTTGCAAGAAATTGGCCATATAAGTCCCGGCGTTTTCACCAGTTTCTGGTACAGCCCCATGAACTTGCTTACCAAAGAATGTCAAATCCAAGGTTTGACCAGTCACTTCAGCAGTTGCAGTCACCCGCTTTTCAGACGCTAAGTACGTTGCTAATGCAGCTTCAATGGCAGACGTATCTGCGGTTTCAATTGTCGCTTTAGCCGTTCCAGGTACCATATTTGGTCGTTGTCCAGCAGAAAATGAAATTAACTTAACAGTTCCACCATTGGTTCCATTAAAGCGCACTACCTGTGAGACATTACCTTTTTCGCCATTGATAATTGGGAATTCTGCATCAGGTGAGAAGCCCATCGTTGGATAACCTTCCGTTTGGAAAAATTCATCCATTCCAGTCCAATCAGATTCTTCGTCAATTCCCATCACCAAACGCACACGACGCTTCATTGGTAAATTCAAATCCTTCAGCATCTTAACTGCATAGTACGCAATCATTGATGGTCCCTTATCATCTGATGCACCACGTGCATACAATCGACCATCTTCAATCACTGGTGTAAA from Weissella diestrammenae includes:
- the pepV gene encoding dipeptidase PepV; its protein translation is MNKKPSEWLAESLKYEDALVADLKTLLAIPSVRDDSAATADAPLGPKPKEALLKWEELAQRDGFKTGDFKGLVGYAELGDHDAAESVDVIGHLDVMPAGEGWTKEPFTPVIEDGRLYARGASDDKGPSMIAYYAVKMLKDLNLPMKRRVRLVMGIDEESDWTGMDEFFQTEGYPTMGFSPDAEFPIINGEKGNVSQVVRFNGTNGGTVKLISFSAGQRPNMVPGTAKATIETADTSAIEAALATYLASEKRVTATAEVTGQTLDLTFFGKQVHGAVPETGENAGTYMANFLQQFDFGGNAKGFLTFLGTAVHDDSVALKIGAIKHDDLMGDLSMNIGIQHFDDGQDGFINLNFRYPQNTNPETIGAAVKAALGADFEATVAAEGHGQGPHYVSGDDPLVKTLLDVYRAHTGMPATEQVIGGGTFGRLLKRGVAFGAMFEGVPDTMHQPDEFYPVADLTRAMAIFAEAIYRLANED
- a CDS encoding biotin transporter BioY, with protein sequence MNVRTITLTGMMTAMIAVLAPVSIPLPLVPITLQTLIIPLVVSLTNFRVGWWSTVLYLLLGAIGLPVFSNWHGGLSILFGPTGGYLFGMLLFPLIIGGGLKIKRQWSMLLLSNVVAAIGQLLFGTFWLIATTGITINNGLMNGMVIFIVPTLVKVGIVVTLTVMVTRTITVPIGDGR
- a CDS encoding biotin--[acetyl-CoA-carboxylase] ligase gives rise to the protein MQNLMQLLATDQIDLLHFETVSSTNAYAKKMVQTKQLQRPLAILTDTQTAGYGRQQRAFYSPRDKGIYLTLVLPITMIKDVNPGRITTNLAVIAVQTIEKVWQIQLQIKWVNDLYLGEHKVGGILAEVEKNHLVVGIGLNIVATDYPDELQQRVRSLNRPDEFIMQREAFTHQVISRWVAQLQAPADYLPQYHQLSNLIHRQIVLLVNQQIIAGYVLGFDNQGGIIVKNDRQEQIFYSGEVTKILKAEGLET
- a CDS encoding amino acid ABC transporter ATP-binding protein → MSMIEFKDVEKYYGDFHALKNINLKVEAGETVVLIGPSGSGKSTLIRTVNGLEPIQEGHLIVNGFDLADSKTDMNRIRKNVGMVFQHFNLYANKTVLENIMLAPRKVLKIDEAENKRVAMALLERVGLAEKADKMPSSLSGGQQQRIAIARSLAMKPKALLFDEPTSALDPEMVNDVLNIMKEIAADSDMTTLVVTHEMGFAKQVADRVIFMADGQILEDAPTTEFFAHPKEPRAQKFLSQIMH
- a CDS encoding glutamate ABC transporter substrate-binding protein produces the protein MKNKIQVMLTILLGLMLFNINQPAVHAAKKDNAVINQIERTHVMRWGTKADTRLMGLMDIRSGKIEGFDVDMAKAITKKVDPKAKAEFTQVTSGTRIPLLKNGNIDAIIATMSINPERAKVVDFSKPYFLAGQSLLVEKRSTIKNIQDVNHKGVTVVGVAGSTSVQVISKMAPKADVLALPDYATALSALKAKQGDVLTTDSGIIAGMAEEDHTLKMVGGTFTNEPYGIAIAKDNPKLVKKINHAIDTLHQDGTYAKLIKKWFGNVPGMDWKEMAK
- a CDS encoding AAA family ATPase, whose translation is MSEKIFVITGNTGTGKTTVANYLADFYQMPKVVTHTTRLPRTGEQNGIDYYFESDTSFETMHYLERVEYDHKKYGSSHEGLSRAWEKNSYITIVLDTAGAITYAQTLGARAVIIFMTVSDINILKLRLVTRGDYEGNVAKRLESDEYQRDRELPAALAGVAHVVVNDDWAETKHTIDQIVQTAVNQTD